One part of the Raphanus sativus cultivar WK10039 chromosome 7, ASM80110v3, whole genome shotgun sequence genome encodes these proteins:
- the LOC108814783 gene encoding LOW QUALITY PROTEIN: protein DETOXIFICATION 9 (The sequence of the model RefSeq protein was modified relative to this genomic sequence to represent the inferred CDS: inserted 1 base in 1 codon) — protein MEVNQKEVDQIRWEKLKKVASMAVPMVVVNISQTLLQATSTMIVGHKSEISLAGIALASSIANVTGFSLLSGLASALETFCGQAXGARQYEKLGSYTFTSIVSLLIICFPISLLWIFMKSLLLLFHQNPEISEIASVYCLWLIPALFGYSVLQSLIRYFQTQSLIFPMVLSSLTVLCFHVPVCWVLVYTLGLGTKGAALSISLSYWLNAVFLWFFMRRSQVCEGKRVFVWVEAFGNMRTFFSLAVPSALMICLEWSAFEILILISGVLPNSKLETSVISMCVTSSSLHYNLATAIGAAASTNVANELGAGNLVAAKASAFVAIMIAAVESSSVSFALFMSSNVWGYAYSNVPEVIHYAAEITPVLCISIVMDSLSASLTGVVRGSGKQKIGAYVNIAAFYIIGIPVGLLFCFILDFKVKVSGLEFLLDALCKLSPCFSLLHSQNGPVKSVRPRLFNMPIIAVVFP, from the exons ATGGAAGTAAATCAGAAAGAAGTAGATCAGATAAGATGGGAGAAGTTGAAGAAAGTGGCATCCATGGCGGTTCCCATGGTGGTGGTAAACATATCTCAAACCCTTCTTCAAGCCACTTCTACAATGATTGTTGGCCACAAAAGCGAGATCTCTCTAGCTGGAATTGCTCTCGCTAGCTCCATCGCTAATGTAACCGGCTTCAGTCTCCTC TCTGGTCTAGCGAGCGCATTAGAAACATTTTGTGGTCAAG TTGGAGCTCGTCAGTACGAGAAGCTCGGTTCATATACTTTCACGTCCATTGTTTCTCTCCTCATCATATGTTTCCCAATCTCTCTTCTATGGATTTTCATGAAGAGTCTTTTGTTATTGTTTCATCAAAACCCCGAAATATCAGAGATAGCTTCTGTTTACTGCCTTTGGCTCATACCAGCTTTATTTGGTTACTCTGTACTTCAATCTTTGATTCGCTACTTCCAAACACAAAGCCTGATTTTTCCTATGGTTCTGTCTTCTTTAACGGTTCTGTGTTTCCACGTGCCGGTTTGTTGGGTTTTGGTTTACACTTTAGGGCTTGGAACCAAAGGTGCAGCTTTATCTATTAGCCTTTCTTACTGGCTAAATGCGGTTTTCCTCTGGTTTTTCATGAGACGTTCTCAAGTTTGCGAAGGCAAACGCGTTTTTGTATGGGTGGAAGCGTTTGGTAACATGAGGACCTTCTTCTCTTTAGCCGTTCCTTCTGCTTTGATGATTTGTCTTGAATGGTCGGCTTTCGAAATTTTGATTCTTATTTCCGGTGTTTTACCCAACTCAAAGCTAGAGACATCTGTGATTTCCATGTG CGTGACATCGTCTTCTTTGCACTACAATCTAGCAACTGCAATTGGTGCGGCCGCAAG CACAAATGTGGCCAACGAACTAGGAGCTGGAAACTTAGTCGCAGCTAAAGCTTCTGCGTTTGTTGCAATCATGATTGCAGCTGTTGAATCTTCTTCCGTAAGCTTTGCTCTGTTCATGTCAAGCAATGTTTGGGGCTACGCCTATAGTAACGTCCCTGAAGTGATTCACTACGCTGCAGAAATCACACCGGTTCTCTGCATTTCCATTGTCATGGATAGCTTGTCAGCCTCACTAACCG GGGTTGTGAGAGGAAGTGGTAAGCAGAAGATTGGAGCTTATGTGAATATCGCTGCGTTTTATATCATCGGAATTCCAGTAGGACTTCTCTTCTGCTTTATACTTGACTTCAAAGTAAAGGTCTCTGGATTGGAGTTCTTACTGGATGCACTGTGCAAACTATCACCTTGTTTCTCATTACTACATTCACAAAATGGACCAGTGAAGTCAGTGAGGCCTCGGCTGTTTAATATGCCAATTATTGCGGTTGTGTTCccataa
- the LOC130497499 gene encoding uncharacterized protein LOC130497499: MQMARIEHLQFPALKITGENYVGWVTNVKPYLIMKKLTETIVIGNKSPPEHKAEAIIFLKKHLDENVTHDYASIEDPAELWQALKERFDNQKEVNLPHALEEWKNLRFQDFQKVEEYNSAVLRIVSLLKYCGNPVSEAEMMNKTYNTFHKQLHFLPEIYRKCGYTRFSELMVALMLAEKNNELLIKNHNSRPTGAKAFPEVNATSIENSERRTQTSRGRGRGRGRHFNSKRGKTYNPKWKGSNKWVRSEQSSKGKETQEDTTQKRESVCYRCGCKGHWSRTCRTPPHLCKLYQESTKGKAKEVNLTENFEGTSYLDASDFANELD; encoded by the coding sequence ATGCAAATGGCAAGAATCGAGCATCTTCAGTTTCCGGCTCTCAAAATAACTGGCGAAAACTATGTCGGATGGGTCACAAACGTGAAACCCTATCTGATTATGAAAAAGTTAACCGAGACGATTGTAATCGGTAACAAATCGCCGCCTGAGCATAAGGCTGAAGCGATAATTTTCCTGAAAAAACACCTCGATGAAAATGTTACGCATGACTATGCGAGCATAGAAGACCCAGCTGAACTGTGGCAAGCTTTAAAAGAAAGGTTCGATAACCAAAAGGAAGTCAACCTCCCTCACGCTCTAGAAGAATGGAAAAATCTGAGGTTTCAGGATTTTCAAAAGGTTGAGGAATACAATTCCGCTGTCCTGAGGATAGTTTCACTCCTGAAGTATTGCGGTAACCCTGTCTCCGAAGCAGAAATGATGAATAAGACTTACAACACTTTCCACAAACAGCTTCACTTCCTACCCGAAATTTACAGAAAATGCGGGTACACGAGATTTTCTGAATTGATGGTTGCACTCATGTTGGCTGAAAAGAACAATGAGCTTCTGATCAAAAATCACAATTCCCGACCTACGGGAGCCAAAGCATTCCCTGAAGTGAATGCTACGTCAATAGAAAACTCAGAGAGAAGAACCCAAACCAGTCGgggtcgtggtcgtggtcgtggtcgcCATTTCAACAGCAAACGTGGAAAAACTTACAATCCGAAATGGAAGGGATCTAACAAATGGGTTAGATCCGAACAAAGTTCTAAGGGCAAAGAAACTCAAGAAGATACCACGCAGAAGCGTGAGAGTGTATGTTACAGATGTGGATGTAAGGGACATTGGTCTCGTACCTGTCGTACTCCTCCACATCTCTGTAAGTTATATCAAGAGTCCACGAAAGGCAAAGCTAAGGAAGTGAATCTCACCGAAAATTTTGAGGGGACATCGTACCTCGATGCCTCTGATTTCGCAAATGAGCTAGACTAG